A DNA window from Ctenopharyngodon idella isolate HZGC_01 chromosome 10, HZGC01, whole genome shotgun sequence contains the following coding sequences:
- the nsun5 gene encoding probable 28S rRNA (cytosine-C(5))-methyltransferase, with amino-acid sequence MALYMKAAEILEKVEQKKGAVKTLVYDSKFQNIKQLFALVCETQKYSSVLQEIIDSTKLLKETKLRIHLAKVLVYDLLIGHGVKCGGAWKTIMLKHRSRLQSALARIKVKRKVSRNQDLLPSSFKQTQDNVIPRYVRVNTLKTTLDDVIDYLKREGFSYQGTAMRLEDLNHLTGKTFLCDLHLKDLLVFSAKTDFHNHYLYKAGHVILQDKASCLPAFLLNPPVGSHVIDACAAPGNKTSHLAAIMKNKGKLFAFDLDAKRLSTMSTLLLRAGVTCHQLANQDFLKVDPQSSEYKEVEYILLDPSCSGSGMVCLRDEVSEPQEDGRLQALAAFQLHCLNHALQFPQVQRVVYSTCSIHPQENEEVVSACLQQNPGFRLVHLLPNWHERGHDPFTQCLRASTAKTRTHGFFVAMLERCPPQTDEENLSMITTIPSSGEEKQDTPQSSPSDKEQENTQTANEQPANPSSKKKRRNRKKHRKQEP; translated from the exons aTGGCACTTTATATGAAAGCGGCAGAGATTCTTGAGAAAGTGGAGCAGAAAAAGGGTGCTGTGAAAACTCTGGTTTATGACAGTAAATTTCAA AATATCAAGCAACTCTTTGCACTTGTGTGTGAAACACAGAAATACTCATCAGTTCTGCAGGAGATCATCGACAGCACCAAGCTTCTGAAAGAAACAAAACTCCGGATCCATTTAGCCAAA GTTCTGGTGTATGACCTGCTCATTGGTCATGGGGTGAAATGTGGAGGTGCCTGGAAGACGATAATGTTGAAGCATCGCTCCAGATTACAATCTGCCCTGGCAAGAATCAAAGTCAAGAGGAAAGTGAGTCGAAATCAGGATCTGCTGCCCTCCAGTTTTAAGCAGACTCAGG ATAATGTAATTCCACGCTATGTGCGAGTGAACACGCTGAAAACAACTCTTGATGATGTCATTGACTATTTAAAAAGAGAGGGATTTTCATATCAAGGAACAGCAATGCG CCTCGAGGATCTCAATCATCTGACTGGGAAGACATTTCTGTGTGATCTTCATCTCAAAGATCTTCTGGTTTTCAGTGCAAAGACAGACTTCCACAATCACTACCTTTATAAAGCAGGACACGTTATATTGCAGGACAAG GCCAGCTGTCTTCCTGCTTTCCTCCTAAACCCTCCAGTTGGCAGTCACGTCATCGATGCCTGTGCAGCTCCAGGGAACAAAACCAGCCATCTAGCTGccataatgaaaaataaagg GAAGTTGTTTGCCTTTGATCTTGATGCAAAACGCCTGTCCACCATGAGCACTCTTCTCCTTCGTGCTGGGGTCACATGTCATCAGCTGGCCAATCAGGATTTTCTAAAAGTAGATCCACAGAGCTCAGAGTACAAGGAAGTCGAGTACATCCTTCTGGACCCTTCCTGCAGTGGATCAG GGATGGTTTGTCTACGAGATGAGGTCTCAGAGCCGCAGGAGGACGGGCGTCTGCAGGCGCTGGCTGCGTTTCAGCTGCACTGTCTCAACCATGCGCTGCAGTTCCCTCAGGTACAGCGCGTCGTCTATTCCACCTGCTCCATTCACCCACAGGAGAACGAGGAGGTTGTGTCAGCCTGCTTACAGCAGAACCCTGGattcag ACTAGTACATCTTCTTCCAAACTGGCATGAGAGGGGTCACGACCCTTTCACCCAGTGCCTTCGTGCAAGCACAGCAAAAACACGGACTCATGGGTTCTTTGTGGCCATGCTGGAGAGATGTCCCCCACAGACAGATGAAGAGAACCTCTCAATGAT CACAACAATCCCATCTAGTGGTGAGGAAAAGCAGGACACACCACAATCCAGTCCATCTGACAAGGAACAAGAAAACACACAGACTGCAAACGAACAACCTGCAAATCCAAGCtcaaagaagaagaggagaaacCGAAAGAAACACAGAAAGCAAGAACCCTAA
- the pom121 gene encoding nuclear envelope pore membrane protein POM 121: MSPEDKRRLVVFSAVVFSLFLLLLVLSYIPAYLYILFICVVSCVVYFHKAEELQLFERLGLNPRRGLSVPPALLRWLPGRTLSGVPAASRNKIRKSDARNSFASPSDRHFAGSYYRRDHTLSDTVFSPRDILMGSYLAKTEESPSAALRPAGGSGAFIHPRDQLRERLARPNHAVHTPNRRLSFGDPVGAASRFTITPQRHYPLQQTGTSPIGVMPPAKWDGFHKKNILTQRNSPTVHSPVTVKIARPDPTRSSFFNHLNSPGAATSPGIGAQTDPCSREAVLSVLRESRKREVDEEEKSASSGQKSKRRRHDSSGSSQSAFEPLLANGALSQLVPKPGSLKRGINSSLNEESIMKRSRTSSISSVSGAPVPSGVPGSVRNPIRSSYSSSQGYPQRRAASSLSLSPFTSPGGSRCQTPERAAKKAREEDATSPSSTSFVKMDKVTTDPAPAITKLTPKSEAPVATSTSDSGGSSGKRKRKIQLVTSNRGDQISLPPPPELGYTITVKDLDMEKKAALSQIQKVLEEPEPEITPPASEPTPAPAPSLTLFSQPVPTSSFGTAPAVSAAPALVSLSTSVPETTPATTTTPAPTIDLTINAPSTASTAPLTLTLAPSITTTTSAAPASSISNPLLESLKNMKKNPLLNAPTMMGAPTMMGTTTAAPAVSVSSFSTPAVSTNPSSGVVKSESGFATLQTSFSAPSTTSNSASKPATSMSSAFAQILAQPLQLPSSTPSLGGGGSLFSLIKPVATSASEPPKSTAAAPTAMVTSVNSISNPLSSCFKPIFGAASTTPASTAEIKPTQHTFKPIFGSTTGSGISAFGQTATPTTSTPAAPASQNSGMIFGGLTSTQPTMVSAASAAPATQTPSQSLFGSWTATTTSAPATNSTFQFGAASTTTAAPVLNTNTATAGGTTSAFQFGGPKPAPAQQAQSTFTFGQLSANQNSTSAPFGGFGMTSNATTSSVASTTQSTFGSSTFTASSTFPGSTQQASAVPKPFTFGSSGGSSGAAPFAFGAAASTAAPAFGTNSQPTFGAASSGFSFGNTTTPSAAPVFGASTQTVASLPAPAPTFSFGGASTATQSTAPSTPAPPASGGFNFGASISATPFGTPAPAAQTPGFSFGANNTDNKPAFGTSTPAFGQAPAGMQMPFGSPGTPGFGAMGGSPFGASPATFSIGTGSKTTGARRGLQARRQHPRKK; this comes from the exons ATGTCTCCTGAAGATAAACGGCGGCTAGTCGTTTTCTCCGCTGTGGTGTTTTCTTTGTTCCTTCTTTTACTCGTTTTGAGCTACATACCAGCTTatttgtatatactttttatctGTGTCGTGTCTTGTGTCGTTTATTTTCACAAAGCGGAGGAGTTGCAGCTCTTCGAGAGACTAGGCCTCAATCCTCGCCGTGGACTGAGCGTCCCGCCGGCTCTGTTGCGCTGGTTACCGGGTAGGACTTTGAGCGGAGTCCCGGCCGCCAGCAGAAACAAGATACGTAAAAGTGATGCTAGAAATTCCTTTGCGTCACCCAGCGATAGACATTTTGCAGGCTCGTATTATAGAAGAGACCACACGCTTAGTGACACGGTGTTCAGCCCCCGGGATATACTCATGGGAAGTTACCTCGCCAAAACTGAAGAAAGCCCCTCCGCAGCCTTGAGGCCTGCTGGAGGCTCAGGGGCTTTCATCCACCCCAGAGATCAGCTCCGGGAGAGACTCGCCCGACCTAATCATGCTGTGCACACCCCTAACAGAAGACTGTCATTCGG GGATCCTGTGGGCGCTGCGAGTCGATTCACCATCACCCCCCAAAGACATTACCCCCTTCAGCAGACGGGGACGTCTCCCATTGGAGTGATGCCACCTGCAAAATGGGATGGATTCCATAAGAAGAATATCCTCACCCAACGCAATTCACCTACTGTTCACAGTCCAGTCACAGTGAAGATCGCCAGACCAGACCCCACACGATCATCGTT CTTCAATCACCTGAACTCCCCTGGAGCTGCCACATCCCCAGGGATTGGAGCCCAGACAGACCCCTGCTCCAGAGAAGCTGTTCTGAGTGTGCTCAGAGAGAGCAGAAAGAGAGAGGTTGATGAGGAGGAGAAGAGTGCTTCCTCTGGGCAGAAGAGCAAAAGGAG GCGACATGACAGCAGTGGAAGTTCTCAGTCAGCGTTTGAGCCGCTTCTTGCAAATGGAGCTCTGTCTCAGCTTGTGCCAAA ACCTGGCAGTCTGAAGAGAGGGATAAACTCCTCTCTCAATGAAGAGTCCATTATGAAGCGCTCTCGCACCTCCTCCATCAGCTCCGTAAGTGGTGCTCCTGTTCCCAGCGGGGTGCCTGGATCTGTCCGAAATCCCATTCGCAGTTCCTACAGCTCCTCACAGGGTTATCCACAG AGAAGAGCGGCATCCAGTCTCAGTCTTTCTCCTTTTACAAGCCCAGGAGGATCTCGTTGTCAGACTCCAGAGAGAGCTGCCAAGAAAGCAag GGAGGAAGATGCTACTTCACCAAGTTCCACATCCTTTGTGAAAATGGATAAGGTGACAACTGACCCTGCACCTGCGATAA CCAAACTTACTCCAAAATCTGAGGCACCTGTTGCAACATCAACATCAGACTCTGGAGGCAGCAGTGGGAAACGTAAACGCAAAATCCAACTAGTCACCTCAAACAGAGGAGATCAGATTTCTTTG CCACCACCTCCTGAACTTGGATATACAATCACAGTGAAAGATCTAGATATGGAAAAGAAAGCAGCACTCAGCCAGATACAGAAAGTCCTGGAGGAACCTG AGCCAGAGATCACTCCTCCAGCATCTGAACCCACCCCAGCTCCAGCTCCCTCTTTAACCCTGTTTTCCCAGCCTGTTCCAACCTCCTCATTTGGGACTGCACCTGCTGTGAGTGCTGCGCCCGCTCTGGTTTCTCTCTCCACATCTGTGCCTGAGACCACACCAGCCACTACTACAACTCCTGCTCCAACAATTGACCTCACCATCAATGCTCCCAGCACAGCCAGTACGGCACCCCTGACTCTCACCTTAGCCCCCTCCATCACTACCACCACCTCAGCTGCCCCAGCTTCAAGCATTTCAAACCCTCTGCTGGAGTCCCTGAAAAACATGAAGAAAAATCCTCTTCTCAATGCTCCCACTATGATGGGCGCTCCCACTATGATGGGCACTACCACTGCAG CTCCAGCAGTGTCTGTGTCTAGTTTTTCTACACCTGCTGTATCCACAAACCCAAGCAGTGGAGTTGTCAAATCTGAGTCAGGCTTTGCCACTCTGCAGACCTCATTCTCTGCCCCATCCACCACATCAAATTCTGCTTCCAAGCCAGCCACCTCCATGTCCTCTGCCTTCGCTCAGATCTTGGCCCAACCTCTTCAACTCCCATCAAGCACGCCATCCCTGGGCGGAGGAGGCAGCCTGTTCAGTTTGATCAAACCTGTGGCCACATCTGCATCTGAGCCTCCTAAATCTACAGCTGCTGCACCTACAGCCATGGTCACATCAGTCAACAGCATTAGCAACCCCCTGTCATCTTGCTTTAAGCCCATTTTCGGTGCAGCAAGCACCACCCCTGCTTCCACAGCAGAGATCAAACCCACCCAGCACACCTTCAAGCCTATATTTGGCAGTACCACAGGAAGTGGCATTAGTGCCTTTGGGCAGACAGCCACGCCGACGACATCAACCCCTGCTGCACCGGCTTCACAGAACAGTGGGATGATATTTGGTGGACTAACCAGTACCCAACCAACAATGGTGTCTGCTGCTTCTGCAGCCCCGGCCACACAGACTCCATCCCAGTCTCTGTTTGGAAGCTGGACCGCAACAACCACATCCGCTCCTGCCACAAACTCCACGTTCCAGTTTGGAGCTGCATCGACCACAACAGCTGCCCCTGTGTTAAACACCAACACAGCTACTGCCGGTGGCACGACCTCTGCTTTTCAGTTTGGCGGGCCAAAACCTGCGCCCGCCCAGCAGGCTCAAAGCACGTTCACATTTGGCCAGCTGTCCGCGAACCAGAACTCCACATCCGCTCCGTTTGGTGGGTTCGGCATGACCAGCAATGCCACCACGTCCTCTGTGGCGTCCACAACGCAATCCACTTTTGGGAGCTCAACCTTCACCGCATCATCAACCTTCCCAGGATCCACACAGCAGGCCTCTGCTGTTCCAAAGCCTTTCACGTTTGGGTCCAGTGGTGGAAGTAGCGGCGCAGCACCATTTGCGTTTGGAGCCGCTGCCAGCACAGCAGCGCCTGCATTTGGGACTAACAGTCAGCCTACATTCGGAGCAGCATCATCTGGCTTCTCTTTTGGAAACACCACCACCCCTTCTGCGGCTCCCGTCTTTGGGGCCTCCACACAGACTGTGGCCTCTCTTCCTGCCCCAGCTCCTACGTTCAGCTTTGGAGGCGCATCAACAGCCACTCAGAGCACTGCACCGAGTACTCCGGCGCCTCCTGCCTCTGGAGGATTTAACTTTGGGGCCTCAATCTCAGCAACACCATTTGGAACCCCTGCGCCTGCAGCTCAGACACCAGGGTTTTCCTTTGGAGCCAACAACACTGATAACAAGCCTGCTTTtg GAACATCAACTCCTGCTTTTGGTCAGGCACCTGCAGGAATGCAGATGCCTTTCGGCAGTCCTGGAACCCCAGGATTTGGAGCAATGGGCGGCTCCCCGTTTG gTGCTTCACCAGCTACCTTTTCTATCGGAACGGGATCCAAGACCACTGGGGCTCGTCGGGGATTACAAGCCCGTAGGCAGCACCCGAGGAAGAAGTAA